One Methanobacteriales archaeon HGW-Methanobacteriales-1 DNA window includes the following coding sequences:
- a CDS encoding glutamine-hydrolyzing GMP synthase subunit GuaA translates to MLNPSDFIKESIEEIKKTVGDETAVIGLSGGVDSSVASVLTKEALGDNLIAVFVDHGLLREGESEYVQKTFEPRLNFRCVDASEEFLDALEGVSDPEEKRKIIGKIFIDVFERVAEEVGAKFLVQGTIAPDWIESEGKIKSHHNVALPHGLVLEIVEPIRELYKDEVRIVGSELGIPDELVNRQPYPGPGLAVRVVGKLSHEKISICRKANAIVEEEVQKVGVDKELWQYFAVLTDTKVTGVKGDIRDYGYLVVLRMVASMDAMTAHVPELPWDMVKTISRRITAEIPEVTHVSLSVSDKPPSTIEFA, encoded by the coding sequence ATGTTGAATCCATCTGATTTTATTAAAGAATCTATTGAAGAGATAAAGAAAACTGTTGGGGACGAAACTGCAGTAATAGGACTTTCTGGAGGCGTTGACAGTTCTGTTGCATCAGTTCTGACTAAAGAAGCCTTGGGAGATAATTTAATCGCTGTTTTTGTTGACCACGGACTTTTAAGAGAAGGAGAATCAGAATACGTTCAAAAAACATTTGAACCCCGCTTAAATTTCCGGTGCGTAGATGCTTCTGAAGAGTTTTTAGATGCCCTGGAAGGGGTAAGCGATCCTGAAGAAAAGCGGAAAATAATCGGGAAAATATTTATTGACGTCTTTGAAAGAGTGGCCGAAGAAGTAGGGGCCAAATTCCTGGTTCAGGGAACCATCGCTCCCGACTGGATTGAAAGTGAAGGGAAAATTAAATCCCACCACAATGTGGCCTTACCCCACGGACTGGTTTTAGAAATAGTTGAACCAATAAGAGAACTCTACAAAGACGAAGTAAGGATAGTTGGCAGCGAACTGGGGATTCCAGATGAGCTAGTAAATCGTCAGCCTTATCCGGGGCCTGGCCTGGCCGTAAGAGTCGTGGGTAAATTATCCCACGAGAAAATATCTATTTGCAGAAAGGCCAATGCTATTGTGGAAGAAGAAGTTCAAAAGGTCGGTGTAGATAAAGAACTATGGCAGTACTTCGCCGTTTTAACTGATACCAAGGTTACCGGTGTTAAAGGAGACATTAGAGATTATGGTTACCTGGTCGTGCTGAGAATGGTGGCCTCCATGGATGCCATGACTGCTCACGTGCCAGAATTACCGTGGGACATGGTTAAGACCATTTCACGGAGAATAACCGCCGAGATTCCCGAAGTAACTCATGTTTCACTTTCAGTAAGTGATAAACCACCTAGTACCATTGAGTTTGCTTAA
- a CDS encoding GMP synthase (type-1 glutamine amidotransferase domain; functions to produce GMP from XMP in the IMP pathway) translates to MKILVVNNHGQYNHRIHRTLHYLKIPSELVSNELSLDEIKEKEPAGLVLGGGPSIDRVGNCIEFIEELDLPVLGICLGHQLIAQAFGGEVATADAQSYAQIELEIMDENDIFHGLGPKMNVWASHQDEIKKMPGNFDVLAQSTLCDVEAMKHHNKPIYGIQFHPEVQHTENGPKVFENFYEVCKKV, encoded by the coding sequence ATGAAAATCCTGGTTGTAAATAATCACGGCCAATATAATCACCGAATTCATAGAACACTTCATTATTTGAAGATTCCATCAGAATTAGTATCTAATGAACTTTCTTTAGATGAAATAAAAGAAAAAGAACCTGCTGGCCTGGTTCTAGGTGGAGGCCCATCTATAGATCGCGTGGGAAATTGTATAGAATTCATTGAAGAATTGGATCTTCCGGTTCTGGGAATTTGTTTAGGCCATCAATTAATTGCCCAAGCATTCGGCGGAGAAGTAGCCACAGCAGACGCTCAAAGTTACGCCCAAATAGAACTGGAAATTATGGATGAAAATGATATATTCCATGGATTAGGTCCCAAAATGAATGTGTGGGCATCTCACCAGGATGAGATTAAAAAAATGCCTGGAAACTTTGATGTGCTGGCTCAATCCACCCTATGTGATGTGGAAGCCATGAAACACCATAACAAACCAATTTACGGTATTCAATTCCACCCCGAAGTTCAACACACTGAAAACGGGCCTAAAGTATTTGAAAACTTTTACGAAGTTTGTAAAAAAGTTTAA
- the gatE gene encoding Glu-tRNA(Gln) amidotransferase GatDE subunit E, protein MDWDKLGLKMGLEIHQQLDSKSKLFCPCSCNLTDKEAEYEIFRNLRPTQSELGKIDRAAFEEARRKLRFKYQAYSHETCLVEADEEPPHPLNEEALELASIIASLLSMRIVDEFHTMRKQVIDGSNTGGFQRTGLVATDGFLETPYGKVKIENLCLEEDAARRIENTQDGVTFRLDRLGIPLVEITTDPSIHHPDQVKEVAYQLGQVLRSTRVKRGLGTIRQDLNISIREGARVEIKGVQDLDLMPEMVEREVKRQIKLVEIREELKKRSANVPDVIYDINELFQDTTSKIIASASSVMAIKLEGFNGLVGVELQPGRRLGTEFSSYAKKLGVSGIFHTDELPAYGITAEEVSKLREFTQAGADDAVIIVAHEKDIAIAALEEVQRRAKMALDGVVEETRKALPDGNSEFLRPLPTSSRMYLETDIPLFPIERDYVKKIQSNLPELPQEKKERIIKEYNLSEDLAGQLVRRNQADDFEEILSEMDVDKIVVASLLAYSLKELKRDGHDIDNLDLEVIKEVLKLLKEDKVSKDALSDIIGHVADKQVTPLKAAQSLNLIMLSEDDAAKIIENIVVKNEKMIKERGMGAMGPLMGMAMKELKGKADGKLVNKLLRENILKFV, encoded by the coding sequence ATGGACTGGGACAAACTCGGACTTAAAATGGGGTTAGAAATACATCAACAACTAGATAGTAAAAGCAAACTATTCTGCCCATGCAGTTGCAATTTAACTGATAAAGAAGCAGAATATGAAATATTCCGGAACTTAAGGCCCACCCAAAGTGAACTGGGAAAAATTGATCGGGCTGCCTTTGAAGAGGCCCGCCGGAAATTGAGATTTAAGTATCAGGCTTATTCCCATGAGACTTGCCTGGTAGAAGCTGATGAAGAACCACCACATCCTCTAAATGAAGAAGCTCTAGAGCTGGCCTCCATCATCGCATCTCTTTTAAGTATGAGAATCGTGGATGAATTCCATACCATGAGAAAACAGGTAATTGATGGTAGTAACACCGGAGGATTTCAAAGAACCGGGTTGGTGGCCACCGACGGTTTTCTAGAAACCCCCTATGGAAAAGTAAAAATCGAAAACTTATGTCTGGAAGAAGATGCTGCCCGAAGAATAGAAAACACCCAAGACGGCGTAACATTCAGATTAGACCGTTTAGGAATTCCTTTAGTAGAGATCACCACCGACCCATCCATCCATCACCCCGACCAGGTGAAAGAAGTGGCCTACCAGTTAGGTCAGGTTTTAAGGAGTACTAGGGTAAAAAGAGGCCTGGGAACCATCAGACAAGACTTGAATATTTCCATTAGAGAAGGGGCTCGCGTGGAAATTAAAGGTGTGCAGGATCTGGATTTAATGCCAGAAATGGTGGAAAGAGAAGTTAAACGTCAGATAAAACTGGTAGAAATTAGAGAAGAACTAAAAAAGCGCAGTGCTAATGTTCCAGACGTCATATATGATATTAATGAATTATTCCAGGATACTACTTCTAAAATTATTGCCAGTGCATCCAGTGTAATGGCCATAAAGTTGGAAGGATTTAATGGCCTGGTGGGAGTGGAATTACAACCTGGCCGGAGACTCGGAACAGAATTCTCCAGTTATGCTAAAAAATTAGGAGTTTCTGGCATATTCCATACCGATGAGCTTCCAGCATATGGAATAACCGCCGAAGAAGTTAGTAAATTGAGAGAATTCACCCAGGCCGGAGCAGATGATGCCGTAATTATCGTGGCTCATGAAAAGGACATTGCTATTGCTGCTTTAGAAGAAGTGCAAAGAAGAGCTAAAATGGCCTTAGATGGTGTAGTAGAAGAGACCCGAAAAGCACTTCCTGATGGTAATTCTGAATTCTTAAGGCCACTGCCTACCTCCAGCAGAATGTATCTGGAAACTGACATTCCGCTATTTCCTATAGAACGAGATTATGTCAAAAAAATCCAATCAAATCTTCCAGAACTCCCCCAAGAGAAAAAAGAAAGGATAATTAAAGAATATAACCTTAGTGAAGATCTAGCTGGCCAACTAGTCAGAAGAAATCAGGCCGATGACTTTGAAGAGATTTTAAGTGAAATGGATGTGGATAAAATTGTGGTGGCATCACTACTGGCTTATTCACTAAAAGAACTTAAAAGAGATGGTCATGACATTGACAATCTTGATTTAGAAGTAATTAAAGAGGTTTTAAAACTTTTAAAAGAAGATAAAGTATCTAAAGATGCTCTCTCAGACATAATAGGACACGTAGCAGATAAGCAAGTTACACCCCTAAAAGCTGCCCAATCTTTGAACCTGATAATGCTCTCTGAAGACGATGCAGCTAAAATAATAGAAAATATAGTTGTTAAAAATGAAAAAATGATAAAAGAAAGAGGCATGGGGGCCATGGGTCCATTAATGGGTATGGCCATGAAAGAGCTGAAGGGTAAGGCCGATGGTAAGTTAGTGAATAAGCTTTTGAGAGAGAATATACTTAAATTTGTATAA
- a CDS encoding Glu-tRNA(Gln) amidotransferase GatDE subunit D, translating to MNYQGLAKELLESSKISVGDFITVIKPEIAYKGMLLDRAKDADDQHLVLKMDSGYNVGVNISDAKVEIISKGEQPKIELPPLDIKENPENPNISIISTGGTVASIIDYKTGAVHPAFSADDLLRANPELMDQANINGKAIFNILSENMKPEYWVKSANSIADEINDGADGVVVAHGTDTMHYTSAALSFILETPVPIVVTGAQRSSDRPSTDAFLNLLNSVAAAKSDLAEVMVCMHATHDDSICYLHRGTKVRKMHTTRRDTFRSINTTPLGEIENGKLQIAPEKSYKKRGEVELKIKDDIEPKVALIKSFPGIQGEIIDYHLDKGYKGILLEGTGLGHCPDYLIPALERATEEHVPVVMTSQCFYGKINMNVYSTGRRLINAGLISGEDMLPETAYVKLVWALGQSDNLNEVKKIMNTNIAGEMEEKSSLDYFLI from the coding sequence ATGAATTATCAAGGATTAGCTAAAGAATTATTAGAATCATCAAAAATCTCTGTTGGAGATTTCATAACAGTTATTAAACCAGAAATAGCTTACAAAGGTATGTTGCTTGACCGGGCAAAAGATGCTGATGACCAACATCTGGTTTTAAAAATGGACAGTGGTTATAATGTGGGAGTTAATATTTCCGATGCGAAAGTCGAAATAATTTCAAAAGGTGAACAGCCAAAAATAGAATTACCTCCACTGGACATCAAAGAAAATCCTGAAAATCCTAACATTTCCATTATTTCTACTGGTGGGACAGTAGCATCCATAATTGACTATAAAACTGGAGCAGTTCACCCTGCTTTCAGTGCAGATGATCTTTTGCGTGCCAACCCGGAACTGATGGATCAAGCCAACATTAATGGAAAGGCCATTTTTAATATTCTGAGTGAAAATATGAAGCCAGAATACTGGGTTAAATCTGCGAATTCTATTGCTGATGAGATAAATGACGGTGCGGATGGTGTAGTAGTGGCCCATGGTACAGATACTATGCATTACACATCCGCAGCTTTGAGTTTTATCCTGGAGACCCCCGTACCTATTGTGGTTACCGGTGCTCAGCGAAGCTCTGATAGGCCATCCACCGATGCTTTTTTAAATCTTCTTAATTCGGTAGCTGCCGCCAAATCAGATCTAGCTGAAGTTATGGTTTGCATGCATGCTACTCATGATGACTCTATCTGTTATCTGCATCGAGGAACAAAAGTGCGAAAAATGCATACTACTCGTAGAGATACCTTCCGCAGTATAAATACAACACCCCTGGGCGAAATAGAAAATGGAAAATTACAAATTGCCCCTGAAAAATCCTATAAAAAGAGGGGAGAAGTAGAATTAAAAATTAAAGATGATATTGAACCTAAAGTAGCTCTTATAAAAAGTTTCCCAGGGATACAAGGCGAGATCATTGATTACCATTTAGATAAAGGATACAAAGGTATTTTGCTAGAAGGGACTGGATTAGGGCACTGCCCAGATTACTTAATCCCTGCACTGGAAAGAGCTACTGAAGAACATGTACCTGTAGTAATGACCTCACAATGCTTCTATGGAAAAATAAACATGAATGTTTACAGTACTGGGCGAAGACTCATAAATGCCGGACTTATTTCCGGAGAAGATATGTTACCCGAGACTGCTTATGTTAAATTGGTCTGGGCTTTAGGTCAAAGTGACAATTTAAATGAAGTTAAGAAAATTATGAATACTAATATTGCTGGAGAAATGGAAGAAAAATCGTCTCTGGATTATTTTCTTATTTAG
- the trxB gene encoding thioredoxin-disulfide reductase produces the protein MEKYDLIIIGSGPGGLTAGIYGGRQGSKTLMLDKGPAGGQGLEVPMMENYPGYEIIAGVSLIAQKKKQALKLAELHEMEEVTSIEPLGRIYKISTTKQEYHANAIILSTGSRHRPLNVPGETEFLGKGVCYCATCDGPLFAGKDVLMIGGGNSAAQEALFLKNIGCNVTIVHRRDQLRADKYLKEKLEEHEIPIIWDSDVEEIKGNVFVESVVLNNKNTSQKTEVSVSGVFIAIGDEPINQLAKDLGLDIDHKGYIITDKFQRTNLERVYAAGDITGGVNQWIVACSEGAVAATAAFEDLQKM, from the coding sequence ATGGAAAAATACGACTTAATTATCATTGGATCTGGGCCAGGTGGCCTTACTGCAGGAATATATGGTGGTAGACAGGGCAGTAAAACTTTAATGCTGGATAAAGGGCCTGCTGGTGGTCAGGGGCTGGAAGTTCCCATGATGGAGAACTATCCTGGTTATGAAATAATAGCGGGGGTGAGTTTAATAGCTCAAAAGAAAAAACAGGCCTTAAAATTAGCTGAACTCCATGAAATGGAAGAAGTTACCTCCATTGAACCTTTAGGACGAATTTATAAAATTTCAACCACCAAACAGGAATATCATGCCAATGCTATCATTTTATCCACCGGTAGTCGTCATCGGCCTCTAAATGTTCCCGGAGAAACAGAATTTTTAGGCAAAGGAGTTTGTTACTGTGCAACCTGTGATGGGCCATTATTCGCTGGAAAAGATGTTTTAATGATAGGTGGTGGCAATAGTGCAGCCCAAGAGGCCCTATTTCTTAAAAATATTGGCTGCAATGTAACAATTGTCCACAGAAGGGATCAGCTTCGAGCAGATAAATATCTAAAGGAAAAACTGGAAGAACATGAAATACCAATAATTTGGGATTCTGATGTAGAAGAAATAAAAGGAAATGTCTTTGTGGAAAGTGTGGTTTTAAATAATAAAAATACTTCCCAAAAAACTGAGGTTTCAGTAAGTGGTGTTTTCATTGCCATTGGTGATGAACCTATTAATCAACTGGCTAAGGATTTAGGTTTAGACATTGATCACAAGGGTTACATAATAACTGACAAATTTCAGAGAACTAACTTGGAACGTGTTTATGCTGCGGGAGACATTACTGGTGGTGTGAATCAGTGGATTGTGGCCTGTAGTGAAGGTGCAGTTGCGGCAACAGCTGCCTTTGAAGATTTACAGAAAATGTGA
- a CDS encoding 3-methyl-2-oxobutanoate dehydrogenase subunit VorB (catalyzes the coenzyme A-dependent oxidation of 3-methyl-2-oxobutanoate coupled to the reduction of ferredoxin producing S-(2-methylpropanoyl)-CoA) — MATQMVKGNTAVIIGAMYAGCDCYFGYPITPASEILHEASKYFPMVGRKFVQAESEEAAINMVYGGAAAGHRVMTASSGPGISLKQEGISFLAGTELPAVIVNVMRAGPGLGNIGPEQGDYNQIVKGGGHGNYQNIVVAPNSVQEMCDLTIKAFELADKYLNPVVVMADGVLGQMAEPLHYPEKAITPTIDNSRAVCGNKETMNNLATSIFLDFNQLEEFNFYLQEKYQKIKENEVEYEEYYTEDAEIVLVSYGISSRICRSAVEIARSEGIKVGLLRPITLFPFPDERLAHLDRENGCKFVSVEMSNGQMREDIKMAIKCHDVELVNRMGGNLIELDDLVAKIRELAGGI, encoded by the coding sequence ATGGCCACCCAAATGGTAAAAGGAAATACAGCAGTGATTATAGGAGCCATGTATGCTGGTTGCGATTGTTATTTTGGATATCCAATTACTCCTGCCAGTGAAATATTACATGAAGCATCCAAATATTTCCCCATGGTTGGGAGAAAATTTGTACAGGCTGAATCAGAAGAAGCAGCCATAAACATGGTTTATGGTGGAGCAGCAGCTGGTCACCGAGTAATGACCGCCTCTTCAGGGCCAGGAATAAGTCTTAAACAAGAAGGAATATCATTCTTAGCTGGAACAGAACTGCCTGCAGTTATTGTCAATGTAATGCGGGCTGGCCCAGGTTTAGGTAATATTGGGCCCGAACAGGGAGATTATAATCAAATAGTTAAAGGAGGAGGCCATGGTAACTATCAAAACATAGTAGTGGCCCCCAATAGTGTTCAGGAAATGTGTGATCTTACTATAAAAGCCTTTGAACTGGCAGATAAGTACTTAAATCCGGTGGTAGTAATGGCCGACGGTGTGCTAGGTCAGATGGCAGAACCATTACATTATCCAGAAAAGGCAATTACACCAACCATAGATAATTCCCGGGCAGTATGTGGGAATAAAGAAACGATGAACAATCTGGCAACTTCCATATTCCTTGATTTTAATCAATTAGAAGAATTTAACTTCTATTTGCAGGAAAAATACCAGAAAATAAAGGAAAACGAAGTGGAATACGAAGAATATTACACCGAAGATGCAGAAATTGTTCTGGTATCTTATGGAATAAGTAGTAGAATTTGTAGAAGTGCTGTGGAAATTGCTCGCTCAGAGGGAATAAAGGTCGGTCTTTTAAGGCCCATTACATTATTCCCATTCCCTGATGAAAGATTAGCCCATTTGGATCGGGAAAACGGATGTAAATTTGTATCTGTGGAAATGAGCAATGGTCAGATGCGAGAAGACATAAAAATGGCCATTAAATGCCATGATGTGGAACTGGTTAATCGAATGGGTGGAAATCTCATAGAACTGGACGATTTAGTGGCTAAAATAAGAGAACTTGCAGGAGGCATCTAA
- a CDS encoding 2-dehydropantoate 2-reductase has translation MNQKAEIKNICIYGTGGVGGFFGGQIAHNLEKLGDESLKISFIARGEHLRKIQEDGLILKTPKQKITAHPNIALDNFKELESPDLILIAVKGYDLDEVLDEISKNINEDTIILPLLNGVDIYYRIREKISKCIILPACVYVGTHIEKPGVVTQSGGDGKIIFGQDPEFPDYPVNYVVKLFNQLNINYEYQENSLPAIWEKYLFIASFGLVSAAYNKTLGEIMENNELKASVKIIMKEIVAIAEFEGVNLRKTIIADSLEKGNNFPYETTTSYHKDIMKGKNNEGDLFGGTIIRLAKQYGVKTPVTEKLYSKIQNND, from the coding sequence ATGAATCAGAAAGCTGAAATAAAAAATATTTGTATTTATGGAACTGGGGGTGTGGGAGGATTTTTTGGTGGCCAAATCGCACATAATCTGGAAAAATTAGGAGATGAATCCTTAAAAATAAGTTTCATAGCTCGGGGAGAGCATTTAAGAAAAATTCAAGAGGATGGACTAATTCTAAAAACACCTAAACAAAAGATCACGGCCCATCCAAACATAGCCCTAGATAATTTTAAAGAACTTGAATCTCCGGATTTAATTTTAATCGCTGTAAAAGGTTATGATCTGGATGAAGTCTTGGATGAAATTTCTAAAAATATTAATGAGGATACTATAATACTTCCTTTATTAAATGGAGTTGATATATATTATCGAATTAGAGAAAAAATATCTAAATGCATCATTTTGCCAGCTTGTGTATATGTGGGGACTCATATTGAAAAACCCGGTGTGGTTACCCAAAGTGGAGGGGATGGAAAAATAATATTTGGCCAAGATCCAGAATTTCCAGACTATCCGGTTAATTATGTGGTTAAATTGTTTAATCAGCTCAATATTAATTACGAATACCAAGAAAACTCTTTACCTGCAATTTGGGAAAAATACTTATTCATTGCTTCGTTTGGATTAGTTTCTGCAGCCTATAACAAAACTTTAGGAGAAATAATGGAAAATAACGAACTTAAAGCTTCTGTTAAAATTATAATGAAAGAAATTGTCGCTATTGCAGAATTTGAGGGCGTAAATTTGCGTAAAACTATTATTGCAGACTCTCTGGAAAAAGGAAATAATTTCCCCTATGAAACCACTACTTCTTATCATAAGGATATAATGAAAGGTAAAAATAATGAAGGAGATCTTTTTGGAGGGACAATTATTAGATTAGCTAAGCAATATGGTGTTAAAACTCCAGTTACTGAAAAATTGTACTCTAAAATTCAAAATAATGATTAA
- a CDS encoding SAM-dependent methyltransferase, translating to MAKIPNQEPYWDEVADKKEFPTPFQLKEFEKYVSKDMKILDVGCGYGRTLNELHENGFKNLRGIDFSQAMIDRGLKLHPHLNLSKHNGEKLPFSDNEFDAVLLIAVLTCTADQKMQKNLISEISRVLKKGGILYINDYSLNDDPRNLKRYEKYKNKYGIYGVFELPEGAVLRHHSSEYISNLTKDYQELIFEKTIYDTMNGNKSNGFYYMGKLKK from the coding sequence ATGGCTAAGATTCCTAATCAAGAACCATACTGGGACGAAGTAGCAGATAAAAAAGAATTCCCCACTCCTTTTCAATTAAAAGAGTTTGAAAAATATGTCTCCAAGGATATGAAAATCCTGGATGTGGGCTGTGGTTATGGCCGGACATTGAATGAACTCCATGAGAATGGATTTAAGAATTTAAGGGGCATAGACTTCTCCCAGGCTATGATAGATCGTGGATTGAAATTACATCCCCACCTGAATCTTTCCAAGCATAATGGTGAAAAATTACCATTTTCTGATAATGAATTTGATGCCGTGCTCCTTATTGCAGTTTTAACCTGCACCGCCGATCAAAAAATGCAGAAAAACTTAATCTCCGAGATTTCAAGGGTTTTAAAGAAAGGTGGAATCTTATACATTAATGATTATTCCTTAAATGATGACCCGCGCAATCTAAAACGATATGAAAAATATAAAAATAAATACGGAATATATGGTGTTTTTGAACTTCCAGAAGGTGCTGTTTTAAGACATCATTCATCAGAATACATTTCAAATCTAACAAAAGATTACCAAGAATTAATATTTGAAAAAACTATATATGATACCATGAATGGTAATAAATCAAATGGATTTTATTATATGGGTAAATTAAAAAAGTAA
- a CDS encoding ketoisovalerate oxidoreductase, which translates to MNPNPANSKINSNRDEKILKKPDSLYDVFERKGGSAPTATHYCAGCGHGILHKLIGEAMDELGIQERAVMISPVGCAVFAYYYFDCGNVQVAHGRAPAVGTGISRAEDDAIVMLYQGDGDLASIGLNETIQAANRGEKLAVFFVNNTVYGMTGGQMAPTTLLGEVTVTCPQGRDPLYAGYPLHMCELLDNLQAPVYIERVSVSDIKHIRKAKTAVKKALEIQRDGKGYAFVEVLSPCPTNLRQDAVAAEKFINEEMEKEFPLNKFRDKSKEAIPLHRDESDFSKESLDEIFHLADDSNPDPVDDPEFKEKFIKIAGFGGQGVLSMGLTLAQAACTEQRHVSWYPSYGPEQRGGTSSCVVVISGEIIGSPAVKRNEIMVAFNKPSLDEFGPDILPGGTIIYDSASGEYEGSKGVKTIPVPAMRIAKSMGVKRAANTVMLGVLMHLGYTELDKESFKAAVAHTFSGKPKLVDINLEILEAGAKWAEENIKLE; encoded by the coding sequence ATGAACCCGAACCCTGCTAATTCAAAAATAAATTCCAATAGGGATGAAAAAATATTAAAAAAACCAGATTCTCTTTATGACGTTTTTGAGCGGAAAGGAGGAAGTGCACCCACCGCAACCCATTACTGTGCCGGCTGTGGTCATGGAATTCTTCATAAACTTATTGGAGAGGCTATGGATGAATTAGGCATTCAAGAGCGAGCAGTTATGATCAGTCCCGTAGGTTGTGCGGTTTTTGCCTACTATTATTTTGATTGTGGAAATGTTCAGGTGGCCCATGGAAGAGCGCCCGCTGTGGGAACCGGTATTTCTAGAGCAGAAGATGATGCCATAGTCATGCTTTATCAAGGAGACGGAGATTTAGCTTCCATTGGTCTAAATGAAACCATACAGGCCGCAAATCGTGGAGAAAAACTGGCAGTTTTCTTTGTAAATAACACTGTTTATGGGATGACTGGAGGTCAAATGGCCCCTACTACCCTTTTAGGTGAAGTAACCGTGACTTGCCCTCAGGGAAGGGATCCTCTATATGCAGGATATCCTTTACACATGTGTGAGCTTCTGGATAATCTTCAGGCCCCAGTGTATATTGAAAGAGTCTCAGTTTCAGATATTAAGCATATACGAAAAGCAAAAACTGCAGTTAAAAAAGCACTGGAAATTCAAAGAGATGGTAAAGGCTATGCCTTTGTAGAAGTCTTATCCCCTTGCCCTACCAATCTCAGACAGGACGCTGTTGCTGCTGAGAAATTCATAAATGAAGAAATGGAAAAAGAGTTTCCTCTGAATAAATTCCGGGACAAAAGCAAAGAAGCCATTCCACTACATCGAGACGAGAGTGACTTTTCTAAAGAATCACTGGATGAAATATTCCATCTGGCTGATGACAGTAACCCGGACCCTGTTGATGATCCTGAATTCAAAGAGAAGTTCATTAAAATAGCAGGATTTGGAGGACAAGGCGTTTTAAGTATGGGGCTTACCTTAGCCCAGGCCGCCTGTACTGAACAGCGCCATGTTTCCTGGTATCCTTCTTATGGACCAGAACAGAGAGGTGGAACATCCAGTTGCGTGGTGGTTATTTCCGGTGAAATTATTGGTTCGCCTGCAGTTAAAAGGAATGAAATAATGGTAGCCTTTAATAAGCCATCATTGGACGAATTTGGACCAGATATACTCCCTGGAGGAACCATAATCTATGACTCGGCATCTGGAGAATATGAAGGCTCAAAAGGCGTTAAAACAATTCCTGTACCGGCTATGAGAATAGCTAAAAGTATGGGAGTTAAAAGAGCAGCTAATACCGTTATGCTGGGAGTTCTAATGCATCTTGGATACACGGAACTAGATAAAGAATCATTTAAAGCGGCTGTGGCCCACACATTCTCAGGAAAACCAAAATTGGTAGATATAAACCTGGAAATACTGGAAGCCGGGGCCAAATGGGCTGAAGAGAACATCAAATTAGAATAA
- a CDS encoding cysteine hydrolase, with amino-acid sequence MKKALLVIDVQNEYFDGKLPIEYPENSFENIILAIDSANQKNIPVILIQHTSSDEYSFTFKKGSKEWEIHEDVLKRDHDIIIEKNLPGSFTGTQLEAYLKENDIENVAICGYMTHMCCDTTARQAMHLGFDVEFIDDATGTLDLSNYAGDISAEELHKAILIVQAMKFSDVISTEDWIRSLEL; translated from the coding sequence ATGAAAAAAGCTTTACTGGTAATAGATGTGCAAAATGAATATTTTGATGGTAAATTACCAATTGAATATCCAGAAAATAGTTTTGAAAACATAATACTGGCCATAGATTCAGCCAATCAAAAAAATATTCCTGTAATTCTTATTCAACACACCAGTTCTGATGAATATTCTTTTACTTTTAAAAAAGGATCCAAAGAATGGGAAATTCACGAAGATGTCCTTAAAAGGGATCATGACATTATAATTGAGAAAAATTTACCTGGAAGTTTCACCGGAACTCAATTAGAAGCATATTTAAAAGAAAATGATATAGAAAACGTGGCCATTTGTGGATACATGACTCATATGTGCTGTGATACCACGGCCCGTCAGGCCATGCATCTGGGCTTTGATGTGGAATTTATAGATGATGCCACGGGAACTCTTGATTTATCAAATTATGCCGGAGATATTAGTGCTGAGGAACTCCATAAGGCCATTTTAATTGTTCAGGCCATGAAATTCAGTGATGTAATTTCTACTGAGGATTGGATTAGGAGTTTAGAATTGTGA